One stretch of Diorhabda carinulata isolate Delta chromosome 5, icDioCari1.1, whole genome shotgun sequence DNA includes these proteins:
- the LOC130894356 gene encoding condensin complex subunit 1 gives MAHFTFVIPANKEDLLRSKINDEYKVNNVSLQKDIPKELKVCRQSLREEGAEYILDSFDTYFSVLHHGDILSLDLIFRSYEDLHKGVVELNKALGFLLDDKESLNEEMKLKYLNILKMLIYLYTQMILQLEKRNAAKREQQISVPKSRKKSTKELEEEFEVDKKNILIILYNIIQRDINIFWDSQVIEESFINLISAIAYEFLQNPAVKKQNEVLTEIFNFLGYLLTSYNHGTTFIIRITQLLKLHEHLVQCVPKGIQQLVQNFSSKGLLHELIEELTEWQTDEKHQDGQGARNCATVLSTLAALMPDLMMPEVVSLNNYLYHEPPSLRISVIMVIVEVILNNLTSNDLSDEQKQFRDELFDMILEHTEDNSVLVRAKVFQQLARLQKEMAIPLKFQLQVLEKAVEHLCDKGSLSRKCAINCVTTFLTCNAFSANLSLSSIREELEKHKNLLKTTKGKFEDPKMEQIMKLQAQWNDIVEPLKNVVEKELGRDKENESEHKKIPPNKAQEVIKIYLEDSKFKEAFNVCRMAIKDNAFIEKFKERSSIEDLDFYMGIFYTIFFNVSKIVGQMENQEFVKVTEEDLRNMENLSSKIDFLKQCVEFLETIDAAIDVCVELLETTSVSDMQEAIEFFVAAYQFNIDRATEGILAMLRVMQRTEQERKDAIIGAFKNIYLLSDSKNLTDHCSVVVQRLICLIKSLPATNLDDLQEILSDWIAKGTLDNSVIDMLWQIVTQRVTTKVEDEIAAVVLLKMAATGRKTIISKNLNLTTNIAFNERGKNNLQFLAVCCRLLSVAYEKVDVNSQNFSFRIKPTEDCFVNLCNILSKMFFKSSPFYHEALYAGLDFVYKLSSKPEIFVEQLLQNIIPKFSAKLEEDPDLEVPQYALIRICQLCGCVAIKQLEYMDDTVYKELKRRQNVRDERKKQKKSLTDVNKIGKRKKKISLTATRASEASLSNITVSATDDDTIMEGAQAEDTDADFILNILEKNIVTGNGFLAQLAPIIIQICERPDIYETEELQFAGVTALARYMLVSSEFCQKQIRLLFTIFEKTNYPGIKENILIHLSDLLTRFPNIIEPWTDRLFQRLNDPLPEVRRSSFFIISRLILGDMIRAHSHIPKMALCLANEDADLRTMCKTFFLKLSHKENNLYNALPDIFSHFIDTGIDDEGLRNTMKILLDMVENAKHLENVISRFCTKFQHTEDKRQQRHISYCLTLIKYNDKALRRLIEEFPTYKHLVSDEEIYSNFKTIIQNCSKQQVGKTDLKPIATELETLIKSVFELREDGNMPPPPVPKSVKKRSRPVKKIKEKRKKKQLSDSDDSD, from the exons ATGGCACATTTTACATTTGTGATACCAGCAAATAAAGAAGATTTGTTGAGAAGTAAAATCAATGACGAATATAAGGTTAACAATGTTTCCTTACAGAAGGACATTCCTAAAGAATTAAAAG TTTGCAGACAATCACTTCGTGAAGAAGGTGCAGAATATATTCTAGACTCATTTGATACCTATTTCTCTGTACTACATCATGGCGATATACTTTCTCTAGATCTTATATTTAGATCTTATGAAGATTTACATAAAG GTGTAGTAGAACTGAATAAAGCTCTAGGCTTTCTTTTAGATGATAAAGAAAGTTTAAATGAAGAGATGAAACTAAAATATCTCAATATTCTCAAAATGTTGATATATTTGTACACTCAAATGATTTTACAACTTGAAAAACGAAACGCTGCTAAACGAGAACAACAAATTTCAGTACCGAAAAGTCGTAAAAAGTCAACGAAAGAGCTCGAAGAGGAATTTgaagtagataaaaaaaatattttaataattctatATAATATTATCCAAAGagacattaatattttttgggaTTCACAAGTAATAGAAGAAAgcttcataaatttaatttctgcAATTGCGTACGAATTTCTACAAAACCCTGcagttaaaaaacaaaatgaagtgttgactgaaattttcaatttcttaggATACCTATTGACTTCCTATAATCATGgtacaacttttattattcgTATAACACAACTTCTCAAATTACACGAACATTTAGTTCAGTGTGTTCCAAAAGGTATTCAACAGTTAGTGCAAAATTTCAGTTCTAAAGGTTTGTTACATGAATTGATCGAAGAATTAACTGAATGGCAAACTGATGAAAAACACCAGGATGGTCAG GGTGCCAGAAATTGTGCTACAGTTCTTTCGACATTAGCAGCACTGATGCCAGATCTCATGATGCCAGAAGTGGTTTCTCTGAATAACTATTTGTATCATGAG CCCCCTAGCCTTAGAATTTCGGTAATAATGGTTATTGTggaagttattttgaataatttgaccAGCAATGATTTGAGTGACGAACAAAAACAGTTTAGAGATGAATTATTTGATATGATTTTAGAGCATACTGAAGATAATTCTGTTTTAGTGAGAGCTAAA gtGTTTCAACAATTGGCCAGGCTGCAAAAGGAAATGGCGATTCCGTTAAAGTTTCAACTCCAAGTATTGGAGAAAGCTGTAGAACATTTGTGCGATAAAGGGTCTTTGTCAAGGAAGTGTGCAATTAATTGTGTTACCACTTTTTTAACATGTAATGCTTTTAGTGCGAAT ttatctTTATCATcaataagagaagaattggagaagcataaaaatttattgaaaaccaCCAAAGGAAAGTTTGAGGATCCTAAAATGGAGCAGATAATGAAACTACAAGCACAGTGGAATGATATTGTCGAACCACTTAAAAATGTAGTCGAAAAAGAACTTGGAAGAGATAAAG AAAATGAATCCGAACACAAAAAAATCCCTCCAAATAAAGCTCAAGAGGTAATCAAAATCTATCTCGAAGACTCGAAATTTAAGGAAGCTTTCAACGTGTGCAGAATGGCTATCAAAGATAATGCattcattgaaaaattcaa GGAAAGGAGCTCCATAGAAGATCTCGATTTCTATATGGGGATATTTTATACCATTTTCTTTAACGTTTCCAAAATTGTTGGACAAATGGAAAACCAAGAATTTGTCAAAGTAACCGAAGAAGATTtaagaaatatggaaaatttatcCTCAAAAATAGATTTCTTGAAACAGTGCGTCGAATTTTTAGAAACCATCGATGCGGCCATAGACGTGTGCGTGGAATTGCTGGAAACTACGTCTGTATCCGATATGCAGGAAGCTATTGAATTTTTCGTAGCCGcatatcaatttaatattgatcGAGCTACTGAAGGAATTTTAG CAATGTTGCGAGTTATGCAAAGAACTGAACAAGAACGTAAAGACGCGATTATTGGtgcgtttaaaaatatttatttattatccgATTCCAAGAATTTAAC TGATCATTGTTCCGTTGTTGTCCAGcgtttaatttgtttaataaaatctttACCAGCAACAAATCTAGACGATCTTCAAGAAATTTTATCAGATTGGATAGCAAAAGGTACTTTAGATAACAGCGTCATCGATATGTTATGGCAGATCGTAACTCAACGTGTCACCACTAAAGTCGAAGACGAAATAGCAGCCGTTGTTTTGTTGAAGATGGCAGCGACGGgaagaaaaacaataatttcgaaaaatcttaatttaaCAACCAACATCGCATTCAACGAAAG GGGAAAAAACAATCTACAATTTCTCGCCGTTTGCTGCAGACTTTTATCAGTAGCCTACGAAAAAGTTGATGTGAATAGTCAGAATTTCAGTTTTAGAATCAAACCTACTGAAGATTGTTTCGTTAATCTTTGTAACATATTGagcaaaatgtttttcaaatcatCGCCATTTTATCATGAAGCTTTGTATGCTGGATTGGATTTCGTTTATAAG TTGAGCTCCAAACCGGAAATATTTGTCGAACAACTTTTGCAGAACATCATTCCAAAATTTTCAGCGAAATTAGAAGAAGATCCCGATTTAGAAGTACCTCAGTACGCCCTCATAAGGATTTGTCAGTTGTGCGGTTGTGTGGCAATCAAGCAATTGGAATATATGGACGATACTGTTTACAAGGAATTGAAACGACGTCAAAACGTTAGAGATGaacgaaaaaaacaaaagaagagtCTAACTGATGTTAATAAAATTGgcaaaagaaagaaaaaaatatctcttACTGCTACCAGAGCATCTGAAGCCTCACTTTCAAATATTACAGTTAGTGCA ACAGATGACGATACCATCATGGAAGGTGCTCAAGCTGAAGATACAGATGCGGATTTTATCCTTAATATtctcgaaaaaaatattgtcactGGTAACGGATTTTTAGCGCAATTGGCTccaataataatacaaatttgcGAGCGCCCTGATATTTATGAAACTGAAGAGCTGCAGTTTGCTGGAGTAACAGCATTAGCTAg gTATATGTTAGTATCGAGTGAATTTTGCCAGAAACAAATAAGActcttatttacaatttttgaaaaaacgaatTATCCAggcataaaagaaaatatattgatccACTTATCAGACTTACTTACCAGGTTCCCGAATATCATCGAACCTTGGACAGATAGACTTTTTCAACG CCTTAACGACCCACTTCCTGAAGTACGCCGTTCttcgtttttcattatatccAGATTAATACTAGGAGATATGATTCGAGCGCATAGTCATATCCCTAAAATGGCGTTATGCTTAGCAAACGAAGATGCAGATTTGCGAACAATGTGTAAAACGTTCTTCCTGAAGTTATCTCACAAAGAAAATAACCTCTATAATGCTCTTCCAgatatattttctcattttattgatACCGGTATTGATGATGAAGGATTACGAAATACAATGAA gatTTTGCTCGATATGGTTGAAAAcgccaaacatttagaaaatgtgATCTCTAGATTCTGTACAAAATTCCAGCACACTGAAGATAAACGCCAACAAAGACATATTTCGTATTGTTTGACTTTGATAAAGTACAATGACAAAGCACTCCGAAGATTAATTGAAGAATTTCCAACTTATAAACATTTAGTAAGTGACGAGGAGATATACTCGAATTTTAAAACCATTATACAAAACTGTAGTAAACAGCAAGTCGGAAAAACAGATTTGAAG